A genomic segment from Tessaracoccus defluvii encodes:
- a CDS encoding class I SAM-dependent methyltransferase yields the protein MIDRLARPGRTVIGLDRSPGELGEARARGRGPLVRGDAFYLPFADGSLDAVVSALGLAVVANRPRLLAEVARVLRPGGVFAALTPSLRPVSVEELRLVGRLANQLRFPPHLPGVTEFKAKPALAAAGLTKAEDKRARYYYEVRTQEDARILLEGLRGTVDDARAAGAVETLVSWAGGEALRVPMPMRRIIAIK from the coding sequence ATGATCGACCGCCTCGCCCGCCCGGGCCGGACGGTGATCGGCCTGGACCGCTCTCCCGGCGAGCTGGGGGAGGCCCGTGCCCGCGGCCGTGGCCCCCTCGTGCGCGGCGACGCCTTCTACCTGCCGTTCGCGGACGGCTCCCTCGACGCCGTCGTCAGCGCGCTCGGGCTGGCGGTCGTGGCGAACCGCCCCCGCCTTCTGGCCGAGGTGGCGCGGGTGCTGCGTCCCGGTGGCGTGTTCGCGGCGCTGACGCCGTCGCTGCGGCCGGTCAGCGTCGAGGAGCTGCGGCTCGTCGGACGGCTGGCCAACCAGTTGCGTTTCCCGCCCCACCTGCCCGGCGTCACCGAGTTCAAGGCCAAGCCGGCGCTGGCCGCCGCCGGCCTGACCAAGGCCGAGGACAAGCGCGCCCGCTACTACTACGAGGTCCGCACCCAGGAGGACGCGCGCATCCTGCTGGAGGGGCTGAGGGGCACCGTCGACGACGCCCGTGCGGCCGGCGCGGTCGAGACGCTGGTGTCGTGGGCAGGCGGCGAGGCGCTGCGGGTGCCGATGCCGATGCGGCGGATCATCGCGATCAAGTAG
- a CDS encoding aldo/keto reductase has product MTVPFITLNDDVQIPQLGYGVFRVDPADTERAVSEALEIGYRHIDTAAIYGNEEGVGAAIAASGIARDELFITTKLWNDMHDGDLPDEAIERSLTKLGLDFVDLYLTHWPTPAKDNYVHAWEKIVAIRDRGLTRSAGVSNHMVAHLDRLVAEVGVTPSIDQIELHPRHQQRDVTAWCAEHGVAVEAWGPLGQAKYDLGEFEPITAAAAAHGRSVAQVVLRWHLQEGRIVFPKSVRTERLRENFDLFGFELTAAEVAAISDLNVADGSGRVGADPNEVN; this is encoded by the coding sequence ATGACTGTTCCTTTCATCACCCTGAACGACGATGTCCAGATCCCGCAGCTCGGTTACGGCGTCTTCCGCGTCGACCCCGCCGACACTGAGCGCGCCGTCAGCGAGGCCCTGGAGATCGGCTACCGCCACATCGACACGGCCGCCATCTACGGCAACGAGGAGGGCGTCGGCGCCGCCATCGCGGCCAGCGGCATCGCCCGCGACGAGCTGTTCATCACCACGAAGCTGTGGAACGACATGCACGACGGTGACCTGCCCGACGAGGCCATCGAGCGGAGCCTCACCAAGCTGGGCCTCGACTTCGTCGACCTCTACCTCACGCACTGGCCCACCCCGGCCAAGGACAACTACGTGCACGCGTGGGAGAAGATCGTCGCGATCCGCGACCGCGGCCTCACCCGCAGCGCCGGCGTCTCCAACCACATGGTGGCGCACCTCGACCGGCTCGTCGCCGAGGTCGGCGTGACGCCGTCGATCGACCAGATCGAGCTGCACCCGCGCCACCAGCAGCGCGACGTGACCGCGTGGTGCGCGGAGCACGGCGTCGCCGTCGAGGCCTGGGGCCCGCTCGGCCAGGCGAAGTACGACCTCGGCGAGTTCGAGCCGATCACGGCGGCGGCCGCCGCGCACGGCAGGAGCGTCGCCCAGGTGGTGCTGCGCTGGCACCTGCAGGAGGGGCGGATCGTGTTCCCGAAGTCGGTGCGCACGGAGCGGCTGCGGGAGAACTTCGACCTGTTCGGCTTCGAGCTGACGGCGGCGGAGGTCGCGGCGATCTCGGACCTGAACGTGGCCGACGGCTCGGGCCGCGTGGGCGCGGACCCGAACGAGGTCAACTGA
- the trxA gene encoding thioredoxin encodes MATIALTAENFESTVKDNGIVLVDFWADWCQPCKRFSPIYEDASGRHENVVFGKVDTEDARDLSAALEIQSIPTIMGFKEGNLVFRQAGMLSGGQLDSLIEQIEALDIETEKAKAAGQA; translated from the coding sequence ATGGCGACCATCGCCCTGACCGCTGAGAACTTCGAGAGCACCGTGAAGGACAACGGGATTGTCCTCGTCGACTTCTGGGCCGACTGGTGTCAGCCGTGCAAGCGCTTCTCGCCCATCTACGAGGACGCCTCCGGCCGCCACGAGAACGTCGTCTTCGGCAAGGTCGACACCGAGGACGCGCGCGACCTCTCCGCCGCGCTCGAGATCCAGTCCATCCCCACGATCATGGGCTTCAAGGAGGGCAACCTCGTGTTCCGGCAGGCCGGCATGCTGTCCGGCGGGCAGCTCGACTCGCTCATCGAACAGATCGAGGCGCTCGACATCGAGACTGAGAAGGCCAAGGCCGCCGGCCAGGCCTGA
- the nagA gene encoding N-acetylglucosamine-6-phosphate deacetylase encodes MPITQLQVAHAVTPTGVVDDAVITIADGRIAAVAPGGQGADGGATAGLWAVPGFVDTHSHGAVGIAFGNPDVEANRRAIAYHLTQGTTTIFASTVTEPIEKLEAQLRVLRGLHAAGELGGIHLEGPFLAPEKKGAHDLALLRDPDAESVERLIAAGGPALKMITLAPERQFGEEATRRFVEAGVKVAFGHSDADEVTCAQQIEWGATIATHLFSAMRSIHHREPGPVPVLLVDERVMVELICDGVHHAPVIAAMAIEAAGPGRVALVTDAMSATGHGDGRYILGELEVDVEDGTARLVTADGSQGAIAGSTLTMAKAFEFVVQQVGVSIPDAAAMAATTPAAFHGLDEVGRLAPGLFADICLVDDDGVLHGVIRRGEWAVTPAV; translated from the coding sequence ATGCCCATCACCCAGCTGCAGGTTGCCCACGCCGTCACCCCCACCGGAGTCGTCGACGACGCCGTCATCACCATCGCCGACGGCCGGATCGCCGCCGTCGCGCCGGGCGGCCAGGGTGCGGACGGCGGCGCCACGGCCGGCCTGTGGGCGGTGCCCGGCTTCGTCGACACCCACAGCCACGGCGCCGTGGGGATCGCCTTCGGCAACCCCGACGTCGAGGCCAACCGCCGCGCCATCGCCTACCACCTGACCCAGGGCACCACCACGATCTTCGCCTCCACCGTCACCGAACCGATCGAGAAGCTGGAGGCGCAGCTGCGGGTGCTGCGCGGGCTGCACGCCGCGGGTGAGCTCGGCGGCATCCACCTCGAGGGCCCGTTCCTCGCGCCCGAGAAGAAGGGCGCCCACGACCTGGCCCTCCTGCGCGATCCCGACGCAGAGTCGGTCGAGCGCCTCATCGCGGCCGGCGGCCCTGCCCTGAAGATGATCACGCTCGCGCCCGAGCGGCAGTTCGGCGAGGAGGCGACCCGCCGCTTCGTCGAGGCCGGCGTCAAGGTCGCGTTCGGCCACTCCGACGCCGACGAGGTCACCTGCGCCCAGCAGATCGAGTGGGGCGCCACCATCGCCACGCACCTGTTCAGCGCCATGCGCTCCATCCACCACCGCGAACCCGGCCCTGTGCCGGTGCTCCTCGTCGACGAGCGCGTGATGGTCGAGCTCATCTGTGACGGCGTCCACCACGCCCCCGTCATCGCCGCGATGGCGATCGAGGCGGCAGGGCCCGGGCGGGTGGCGCTGGTCACCGACGCGATGAGCGCCACCGGGCACGGCGACGGCCGCTACATCCTCGGCGAGCTGGAGGTTGACGTCGAGGACGGCACCGCCCGCCTCGTGACCGCCGACGGCTCGCAGGGCGCCATCGCCGGCTCCACCCTCACCATGGCCAAGGCGTTCGAGTTCGTCGTGCAGCAGGTCGGCGTCAGCATCCCCGACGCGGCTGCGATGGCCGCGACCACGCCCGCCGCGTTCCACGGCCTCGACGAGGTCGGCCGACTGGCCCCCGGGCTGTTCGCCGACATCTGCCTCGTCGACGACGACGGCGTGCTGCACGGCGTCATCCGCCGCGGCGAATGGGCCGTCACGCCCGCAGTCTGA
- a CDS encoding multicopper oxidase domain-containing protein — protein sequence MDPGAAGLPGSTPTGSVDVTPTGQTVRVEVAARGMKFVPDRVQVNAGDRVVIELTNEDETNVHDLLVGGVRTPRLAAGETAELDLGVVGASVEGWCTVVGHRQMGMTFQVIVDGQAAGSETPTPGETDHSGHDAVGDPEAPLSGVVDPVLPAYEPADVHRYEFRVTEVPLEVAPGLWQRRWTFNGESVGPTLRLRAGDEVEITLINDGTMGHSIDFHAGAVAPDEPMRTIAPGETLIYRFTAERVGVWMYHCSTMPMSAHIAAGMHGTVIVEPAEGLPEVDREYVVVQSEVFTDDARSAEEATDIDPAKVSAEQIDRVVFNGVANQYDQEPFQAKVGERVRFYVLDAGPNRASSFHIVGGQFDTVFREGGYLIKDGVDAFGTQNAGSQALALQPAEGGFVELTFPEAGHYPVVSHIMIDAERGAHGIVEVTNP from the coding sequence ATGGACCCCGGCGCGGCCGGGCTGCCCGGTTCGACGCCCACCGGTTCCGTCGACGTCACCCCCACCGGCCAGACGGTGCGTGTCGAGGTGGCGGCGCGCGGCATGAAGTTCGTGCCCGACCGGGTCCAGGTCAACGCCGGCGACCGCGTCGTCATCGAGCTGACCAACGAGGACGAGACGAATGTCCACGACCTGCTGGTCGGCGGTGTGCGGACGCCGCGCCTGGCCGCCGGCGAGACGGCGGAGCTCGACCTCGGTGTCGTCGGTGCGTCCGTCGAGGGCTGGTGCACCGTCGTCGGGCACCGGCAGATGGGCATGACGTTCCAGGTCATCGTCGACGGCCAGGCCGCCGGCTCGGAGACCCCCACCCCCGGGGAGACCGACCACTCCGGCCACGACGCCGTCGGCGATCCCGAGGCGCCGCTCTCGGGCGTCGTCGATCCCGTCCTGCCCGCCTACGAGCCGGCCGACGTGCACCGCTACGAGTTCCGGGTGACGGAGGTGCCGCTCGAGGTGGCCCCCGGCCTGTGGCAGCGGCGCTGGACGTTCAACGGCGAGAGCGTCGGCCCGACGCTGCGGCTCCGCGCCGGCGACGAGGTGGAGATCACGCTCATCAACGACGGCACCATGGGGCACTCGATCGACTTCCACGCCGGCGCCGTCGCCCCCGACGAGCCGATGCGCACCATCGCGCCCGGCGAGACGCTGATCTACCGGTTCACGGCCGAGCGGGTCGGGGTGTGGATGTACCACTGCTCGACGATGCCGATGAGCGCGCACATCGCCGCCGGCATGCACGGGACGGTCATCGTCGAACCCGCCGAGGGGCTGCCCGAGGTGGACCGCGAGTACGTGGTCGTGCAGTCCGAGGTGTTCACCGACGACGCACGCTCGGCCGAGGAGGCCACGGACATCGACCCGGCCAAGGTGAGCGCCGAGCAGATCGACCGCGTGGTGTTCAACGGTGTCGCGAACCAGTACGACCAGGAGCCGTTCCAGGCGAAGGTCGGCGAGAGGGTGCGGTTCTACGTGCTGGACGCGGGCCCGAACCGGGCCAGCAGCTTCCACATCGTGGGCGGCCAGTTCGACACGGTGTTCCGCGAGGGCGGCTACCTGATCAAGGACGGCGTCGACGCGTTCGGCACGCAGAACGCCGGCTCGCAGGCGTTGGCGCTGCAGCCGGCGGAGGGCGGTTTCGTGGAGCTGACGTTCCCGGAGGCGGGGCACTATCCGGTGGTGAGCCACATCATGATCGACGCGGAGCGCGGGGCCCACGGGATCGTGGAGGTCACGAACCCGTAG
- a CDS encoding dihydroorotate dehydrogenase-like protein → MDLSTNYLGLTLRNPVVASAGPLSQTVAGVKSLADGGVGAVVMYSLFEEQLRREAESAAELEELYDDSFAEALSYFPSVPRAEKDASNAYVKLVEEAARAIDVPLIASLNGASMGGWTRTAKSLADAGAAAIELNIYFVPGDITMSGRAVEERHLEIVSAVKGAVDVPVAVKLSPFFSSVGNMALQLDAAGADGLVLFNRFLQPDIDVDRVTVESGVSLSSPVEGRLPRTWIAVLHDRISASLAATTGVDTADDVIKYILAGADVVMTTSSLVRRGPAYAQVLIDGLAQWLTARELTLEKARGLLAVPKEAAADAYERAGYVSALEKAKSTYGSLR, encoded by the coding sequence ATGGATCTGAGCACCAACTACCTGGGGCTGACGCTGCGCAACCCCGTCGTCGCCTCGGCCGGGCCGCTGTCGCAGACGGTGGCCGGGGTCAAGTCTCTCGCCGACGGCGGCGTCGGCGCGGTCGTCATGTACTCGCTGTTCGAGGAGCAGCTGCGGCGTGAGGCCGAGTCGGCCGCGGAGCTCGAGGAGCTCTACGACGACTCGTTCGCCGAGGCGCTCAGCTACTTCCCGTCGGTGCCGCGGGCCGAGAAGGACGCCAGCAACGCGTACGTGAAGCTCGTCGAGGAGGCCGCCCGGGCCATCGACGTGCCGCTCATCGCGTCGCTGAACGGCGCCTCGATGGGCGGGTGGACCAGGACGGCCAAGAGCCTCGCCGACGCCGGCGCGGCCGCCATCGAGCTGAACATCTACTTCGTGCCGGGCGACATCACCATGTCGGGCCGGGCGGTGGAGGAGCGGCACCTGGAGATCGTCAGCGCGGTGAAGGGCGCCGTCGACGTGCCGGTCGCCGTCAAGCTGAGCCCGTTCTTCTCGTCGGTCGGCAACATGGCCCTCCAGCTCGACGCCGCCGGCGCCGACGGACTGGTGCTGTTCAACCGGTTCCTGCAGCCGGACATCGACGTCGACCGGGTGACGGTCGAGTCCGGGGTGTCGCTGTCGTCGCCGGTCGAGGGGCGCCTGCCGCGCACCTGGATCGCCGTCCTGCACGACAGGATCAGCGCCTCGCTGGCCGCGACGACGGGTGTCGACACGGCCGACGACGTGATCAAGTACATCCTCGCCGGAGCCGACGTGGTCATGACGACGTCGTCGCTGGTGCGCCGTGGACCCGCCTACGCGCAGGTGCTGATCGACGGGCTGGCGCAGTGGCTGACGGCCCGCGAGCTGACGCTGGAGAAGGCCCGCGGCCTGCTGGCTGTCCCGAAGGAGGCGGCCGCCGACGCCTACGAGCGCGCCGGCTACGTGTCGGCGCTGGAGAAGGCGAAGTCGACGTACGGGTCGCTGCGCTGA
- a CDS encoding DUF2249 domain-containing protein, which produces MTELNLTPTSSCGCGGTHDQLPELDARTIPHAIRHASIHGVVDSLRPGASFVLVAPHDPIPLLAQIADRHGEAIAVEYVQRGPEAWKLKLTHA; this is translated from the coding sequence GTGACCGAACTGAACCTCACCCCCACGTCCTCCTGCGGCTGCGGCGGCACCCACGATCAGCTCCCCGAGCTCGACGCCCGCACCATCCCGCACGCGATCCGCCACGCCTCGATCCACGGTGTCGTGGACTCGCTGCGGCCCGGCGCCTCCTTCGTGCTCGTCGCCCCGCACGACCCCATCCCGCTGCTGGCGCAGATCGCCGACCGGCACGGCGAGGCCATCGCCGTCGAGTACGTGCAGCGCGGCCCCGAGGCCTGGAAGCTGAAGCTGACCCACGCCTGA
- a CDS encoding alpha-L-rhamnosidase — MTLPAVSRITVDAPHGSSFVPTPTPVLGWWTSTPTPGWQQAAAEIEAIRAGVSETRVIDGDRSVDVAWPFEPLTPKEDVNLRVRVRGAEEEFGPWSEPRILRAGFLSDGAWTAATIAADAPSADAQPVLLRREFTLDGPAGSALLYAAAVGVYQVSINGVDIDDHVLKPGWTAYQARTVHDTTDVAGLLREGANTITVCLGGGWATELYGFSGNWHTIYAAQPTFAAQLHVSVDGVETVVATDADWQWAEGPVVDASIYHGETYDQRRQPAGPEAWHPVRVAEPMPVPEARVSPFVRRTEEIGVAEVITTPSGKLVLDFGQNLVGRLRLTVDGPAGATITLRHAEVLEHGELGIRPLREARATDRLTLAGTGPFTWEPEFTFHGFRYAQIDGWPGTFDPAAVTAQVIHSDMERTGWFETSHELVQKLHDNVVWGLRGNFLSIPTDCPQRDERLGWTGDIQVFAPTASFLYDVNGFLTSWLRDLVIEQVDGVAPFVVPNVLGDARPAAAWGDAATVVPRVLHERYGDEGVLRRQFDSMKAWVDAIDRRSPGHLWEGAFQFGDWLDPDAPPENAAKAKADPGLVATAHLFLSARIVGETAALLGRPVDAARYTALAEATRIVFLDTFVTGAGRMLSDAPTAYALAIVFGIAPDDLRPTLGRRLAHLVAANSYRISTGFVGTPIITDALTQTGQVETARRLLLSTQNPSWLYPVTMGATTIWERWDSMLPDGTINPGEMTSFNHYALGAVADWLHRRVAGLAPAAPGYAELEIAPILLEGLGSAHARHLTPYGPAAAGWRRDGDEVTVTALVPPNTQAHVLLPDGTRHEVGSGEHSWTTAWVASAPAPTALTVQSTLDKVIVDEEAHGLLTSTVGEDADERIRVMTGWGAGTTVRDMVESFHLGARLPELVEGFRELNRSRGLA; from the coding sequence ATGACTCTCCCCGCAGTCTCCAGAATCACCGTCGACGCGCCCCACGGCTCGTCGTTCGTCCCCACCCCCACCCCGGTCCTCGGCTGGTGGACCAGCACGCCGACCCCCGGCTGGCAGCAGGCAGCGGCCGAGATCGAGGCCATCCGGGCGGGGGTGTCCGAGACGCGGGTCATCGACGGCGACCGCTCGGTCGACGTCGCCTGGCCGTTCGAGCCGCTGACCCCGAAAGAGGACGTGAACCTCCGCGTTCGGGTCCGCGGTGCCGAAGAGGAATTCGGGCCGTGGAGCGAACCCCGGATCCTGCGCGCCGGGTTCCTCTCCGACGGCGCCTGGACGGCCGCGACCATCGCCGCCGACGCCCCCTCCGCCGACGCACAGCCGGTGCTGCTGCGCCGCGAGTTCACCCTCGACGGCCCGGCGGGCTCCGCGCTGCTGTACGCGGCGGCCGTCGGCGTCTACCAGGTGTCCATCAACGGCGTCGACATCGACGACCACGTCCTCAAGCCGGGCTGGACCGCCTACCAGGCGCGCACCGTCCACGACACCACCGATGTCGCAGGGCTCCTGCGCGAGGGCGCAAACACGATCACGGTGTGCCTCGGCGGCGGCTGGGCGACCGAGTTGTACGGCTTCTCCGGCAACTGGCACACCATCTACGCCGCCCAGCCCACCTTCGCGGCCCAGCTGCACGTGAGCGTCGACGGCGTCGAGACCGTCGTCGCCACCGACGCCGACTGGCAGTGGGCCGAGGGCCCCGTCGTCGACGCCTCCATCTACCACGGCGAGACCTACGACCAGCGGCGGCAGCCCGCCGGGCCGGAGGCGTGGCACCCCGTCCGGGTGGCCGAGCCGATGCCGGTCCCCGAGGCCCGCGTGTCGCCGTTCGTCCGGCGCACGGAGGAGATCGGCGTCGCCGAGGTCATCACCACGCCGTCCGGGAAACTGGTGCTCGACTTCGGACAGAACCTCGTCGGCCGCCTGCGGCTCACCGTCGACGGCCCGGCAGGCGCGACCATCACGCTGCGTCACGCCGAGGTGCTCGAACACGGTGAGCTGGGCATCCGGCCGCTGCGGGAGGCCCGCGCCACCGACCGGCTCACGTTGGCCGGCACCGGCCCGTTCACCTGGGAGCCCGAGTTCACGTTCCACGGTTTCCGCTACGCCCAGATCGACGGCTGGCCCGGCACGTTCGACCCTGCCGCCGTCACGGCCCAGGTCATCCACAGCGACATGGAGCGGACCGGCTGGTTCGAGACGTCGCATGAGCTGGTCCAGAAGCTGCATGACAACGTCGTGTGGGGGCTGCGCGGCAACTTCCTGAGCATCCCCACCGACTGCCCGCAGCGCGACGAGCGCCTCGGCTGGACCGGCGACATCCAGGTGTTCGCGCCGACGGCGTCGTTCCTCTACGACGTCAACGGGTTCCTGACCTCGTGGCTCCGCGATCTCGTGATCGAGCAGGTCGACGGCGTTGCGCCGTTCGTGGTGCCCAACGTGCTGGGCGACGCGCGCCCGGCGGCCGCGTGGGGCGACGCGGCCACCGTCGTGCCCAGGGTGCTGCACGAGCGCTACGGCGACGAGGGCGTGCTGCGGCGCCAGTTCGACTCGATGAAGGCGTGGGTCGACGCCATCGACCGCCGCTCCCCCGGGCACCTCTGGGAGGGTGCGTTCCAGTTCGGCGACTGGCTCGACCCGGACGCGCCGCCGGAGAACGCCGCCAAGGCGAAGGCCGATCCGGGGCTGGTGGCGACCGCGCACCTGTTCCTGTCGGCCCGCATCGTCGGCGAGACGGCCGCCCTGCTCGGTCGCCCCGTCGACGCCGCCCGCTACACGGCACTGGCCGAGGCGACGCGGATCGTGTTCCTCGACACCTTCGTCACCGGCGCCGGGCGCATGCTCTCCGACGCCCCGACGGCGTACGCGCTGGCCATCGTCTTCGGCATCGCCCCCGACGATCTGCGCCCGACCCTCGGCCGCCGTCTCGCCCACCTGGTCGCCGCGAACAGCTACCGCATCAGCACCGGCTTCGTCGGGACCCCGATCATCACGGACGCCCTGACACAGACGGGGCAGGTCGAGACGGCACGCAGGCTGCTGCTGTCCACGCAGAACCCGTCGTGGCTGTATCCGGTCACGATGGGCGCGACGACGATCTGGGAGCGCTGGGACTCGATGCTGCCGGACGGCACGATCAACCCCGGCGAGATGACGTCGTTCAACCACTACGCGCTGGGCGCGGTGGCGGACTGGCTGCACCGTCGCGTCGCAGGCCTGGCGCCCGCCGCGCCGGGCTACGCCGAGCTGGAGATCGCGCCGATCCTGCTGGAGGGCCTCGGCTCCGCCCACGCCCGTCACCTCACACCGTACGGGCCGGCTGCCGCAGGCTGGCGCCGCGACGGCGACGAGGTCACCGTCACCGCCCTCGTCCCGCCGAACACGCAGGCCCACGTGCTGCTGCCGGACGGCACGAGGCACGAGGTCGGCTCCGGGGAGCACTCGTGGACGACGGCGTGGGTGGCCAGCGCGCCGGCCCCGACCGCGCTGACCGTGCAGAGCACACTCGACAAGGTGATCGTCGACGAGGAGGCGCACGGACTGCTGACGTCGACGGTCGGCGAGGACGCGGATGAGCGGATCCGGGTGATGACGGGCTGGGGCGCGGGCACGACGGTGCGCGACATGGTGGAGTCGTTCCACCTGGGCGCGCGGCTGCCGGAGCTGGTCGAGGGGTTCAGGGAGCTGAACCGGTCGCGCGGCCTGGCGTGA
- a CDS encoding ABC transporter substrate-binding protein, whose translation MTRRIRIAAALGALALVVPLAACGGEEGAPGGGGDAGSPVEITFLVPMSDDNTSSSDALIAAFQDANPDIKVTLETQPAGTEGDNLTKTRLATGEMADVFFYNSGSLLQAINPDQNLVDLSDEPWMKDMDPSMTAVVSTKNGVYGAPWGSTQAGGILYNKPLYKELGLEIPQSWADYAANNEKIKAAGKTAVVQTYGDTFSSQLYVLGDFANVQAQDPDWADKYTANEAKFADMPALQSFKYLEESFKAGWFNEDFASARFDTGIGWIATGEAAHYPMLTGAISNLSQNYPEHIDDVGVFPVPAIDAANTNLTMWLPNAMYIPKTTEGAKLEAAKKFVAFMNSEDGCAIQNEYLVPSGPYAISSCKLPDSVPAMLKDMQGYVDAGKSKPALEYLSPIKGPNLENILVEVGSGIRSAEDGAALYDEDVKKQAQQLGLEGW comes from the coding sequence ATGACCAGACGTATCCGTATCGCCGCCGCCCTCGGGGCGCTGGCGCTCGTGGTTCCCCTCGCCGCCTGTGGCGGCGAGGAAGGCGCACCGGGAGGCGGCGGCGACGCCGGCTCGCCCGTCGAGATCACCTTCCTGGTGCCCATGTCGGACGACAACACGTCGTCGTCCGATGCGCTGATCGCGGCCTTCCAGGACGCGAATCCCGACATCAAGGTCACGCTGGAGACCCAGCCGGCGGGCACCGAGGGCGACAACCTCACCAAGACGCGCCTGGCGACCGGCGAGATGGCCGACGTCTTCTTCTACAACTCCGGCTCGCTGCTGCAGGCCATCAACCCCGACCAGAACCTCGTCGACCTCTCCGACGAGCCGTGGATGAAGGACATGGACCCGTCGATGACGGCGGTCGTGTCGACGAAGAACGGCGTCTACGGCGCGCCGTGGGGCTCCACGCAGGCCGGCGGCATCCTCTACAACAAGCCCCTCTACAAGGAGCTGGGCCTCGAGATCCCGCAGTCGTGGGCCGATTACGCCGCCAACAACGAGAAGATCAAGGCCGCGGGCAAGACCGCCGTCGTCCAGACCTACGGCGACACGTTCTCCAGCCAGTTGTACGTGCTGGGCGACTTCGCCAACGTCCAGGCGCAGGATCCGGACTGGGCGGACAAGTACACGGCCAACGAGGCCAAGTTCGCCGACATGCCCGCGCTGCAGAGCTTCAAGTATCTGGAGGAGTCGTTCAAGGCCGGCTGGTTCAACGAGGACTTCGCCTCGGCCCGCTTCGACACCGGCATCGGCTGGATCGCCACCGGTGAGGCCGCGCACTACCCGATGCTCACCGGCGCCATCAGCAACCTCAGCCAGAACTACCCGGAGCACATCGACGACGTCGGCGTCTTCCCGGTGCCCGCCATCGACGCGGCCAACACCAACCTGACGATGTGGCTGCCCAACGCCATGTACATCCCGAAGACCACCGAGGGCGCCAAGCTCGAGGCCGCCAAGAAGTTCGTGGCGTTCATGAACAGCGAGGACGGCTGCGCGATCCAGAACGAGTACCTCGTGCCGTCCGGCCCCTACGCCATCAGCAGCTGCAAGCTCCCCGACAGCGTCCCGGCCATGCTGAAGGACATGCAGGGCTACGTCGATGCCGGCAAGTCGAAGCCCGCGCTCGAGTACCTCTCGCCGATCAAGGGCCCGAACCTGGAGAACATCCTGGTCGAGGTCGGCTCCGGCATCCGGTCGGCCGAGGACGGCGCCGCCCTCTACGACGAGGACGTCAAGAAGCAGGCGCAGCAGCTCGGGCTCGAAGGCTGGTAG
- a CDS encoding metal-dependent transcriptional regulator, with protein MSDLIDTTEMYLRTVYELLEEGVQPLRARIAERLHQSGPTVSQTVARMERDGLLVVEPDRTIRLTRKGGTLARDVMRKHRLAECLLTEVIGLEWDKAHEEACRWEHVISTDVERRLVQILQAPTTSPYGNPIPGLQELGVETPQVRFREGWSRSPTSSPTPRAPSRCGA; from the coding sequence ATGAGCGACCTGATTGATACCACCGAGATGTACCTCCGGACGGTCTACGAGCTGTTGGAGGAGGGCGTGCAGCCACTGCGTGCCCGCATCGCGGAGCGGCTCCACCAGTCCGGGCCCACCGTCTCGCAGACCGTCGCCCGCATGGAGCGCGACGGGCTGCTCGTCGTCGAACCCGATCGCACCATCCGGCTGACCCGCAAGGGCGGGACGCTGGCCCGCGACGTGATGCGCAAACACCGCCTTGCCGAGTGCCTGCTCACTGAGGTCATCGGCCTCGAGTGGGACAAGGCGCACGAGGAGGCCTGCCGCTGGGAACACGTCATCTCCACCGACGTCGAGCGGAGGCTCGTGCAGATCCTGCAGGCGCCCACCACCTCCCCGTACGGCAACCCGATCCCCGGGCTGCAGGAGCTGGGCGTCGAGACCCCCCAGGTCCGCTTCCGGGAGGGGTGGAGCCGCTCGCCGACGTCGTCGCCGACACCCCGCGCACCTTCACGCTGCGGCGCATGA